TGGACATCGGAATACCACTCGTTGCGTGGCTGGATCGAAATCGCGGTTCCCCCCTCGCTACAGAGGCCGAGACAGTCCGTTTCGGTGACCGAGACGGTCGACCAGAACGCATCCCGGTCTCGAAGCCACGATTTGACGGCTGTGAACGTTTCCTCGCCGCCAGCCTCAGCACAGCAAGCGTACCCGGAGTCTCGCTCTTGTGTACAGACGAACACGTGGGAATCGAGTCGCTCTCTGTGTTCGTCGGTTCGGTGTTTCATGCTGACTCCGGGGTTGGCTCGGTCGACTGAGAGATGGCGGCGGCATCCCGTCGCTGGAGCCAACTGAACGTCGCCGCGATCAGCAGCCAGATACCTGCCTGCCCGACGGCGACCATCGCCTGAAAGGCTACGACGAGATCAGTCGACAGTCCCGGATGGCTGACGGTGGTCGGCGTCAGCACTGGCAGGAGGATGATCGTCCCAACGATGGGGACCAGCCCAGCAGCTATACGGAGAAGCCGATGTCGGGAAGCGGTTCGTCGGTAGATCTCGACAGCGGCCACCGAGATGGCGGCTCCGACGAGGACGAGGCCGCCGTAGACGGCCAGCCGGGCGTCGACGCTGTAGAGCTGTTCGGAGGCGGGAGTTGCGGGCGGAAGCACCAGCCACGGTGTCAGCGAAACAGTCAGCAAACCCACCCCGGCGAGCAGGTAGGGTTTGACCGCCTTCCTACCGGGGACGGCGGGTTCGAGCAGAAAGAACGCCAGCGCGAACAGGCCACCGAGGAAAATACCCCACAGCAACCCGCCGCCCACACTCACGATATTCGTCGTCGACTCGGCGACAATAGCGGTTGATTCGCCCGCGGCATGGCTGTGGTCGTGCTGTAGCTCATGGATCGACTCGATCAGTGGGTTTGCCACGACGGAGAGAAACAAGCCGTAGGCTCCTCCGGCGACCCCGCCTGCGAGCACGCCTTGCTTGAGGTAGTCGATCATCGATCAGTGGCAGACGACGCCAGCAGCGTGTCGGAAGTTGTGCAGCGACTCGTGGGCCAGCGGCTCTTGGAGGACGACCAGCGCGAACGTGATCGCGGTGGCAAACGTAAGGAGTGTTGCAGCCTGAATCGGCGTCACGGTCGCTCGTGCGGTCTGGATGCGGTCGGCAACGGTGTCGTCAGTGGAAGTCATAAACTCTACTTGCCTTACTGAAAATTAGATTGTAAAGCTTGTGATTCAGCGAGGTCGCTGTTCGGACGGTGTCGACTGCTCGGCCCACGATGGCTGCTGTCCATCGACCGAGACCGCTGCTCGACCACTGGTTTCGTCGAACACGTGGTGGGTTCGCGGGTAGGCAATCGAAACGTCCGTCTCGTCGAGTTCCGTCTTGATACGTCGGTACACTTTCGACCGGGCTCGTTTCGGATGATACGGCTCGAAGACCCAGAACCGAAGTTCGATGTCGACGCCGTGATCACCGAAATCAGTAACAAAGGTGGTCGGAGCCGCCGGATATCGGTTGCCACCCAGTCTGATCGAGGGCCCGCCGTCGATTACCTCGTCGACTGTTCGGCCAGCCCGTTCGATTCGGCTGAGTGCCGTTTCGAGATCGCTTTCGTAAGTGACGGTGAGTTCGAGCGTAAGCCACGAGCGTTCGTCGGCTTCGCTGTAGTTGATCACATCCCGGCGGTGGATGCTATCGTTCGGGATCACGAGCGTCGTGTTTTCGAGGGTGTGGACTTTCGTATACCGAAGCGTGATTTCCTTGACGTACCCTAACTGGTCGGTGTCGACGAGTTCGATCATGTCGCCGACCTCGTAGGGTCGATTCACGAGGACGAACAGTCCGTTGATCAGGCTCCCGAGAAGCGGCGCGAGAATGTAGGCGATAGCCGCCGTCAACACAGTGACCGACAGCAGGATGTTTTCGGGCTCATACCCGAAGACATTGGCCACCGCAAACAATGCCAGCACCATCACAATCGCCCGCAAGACGCCAAGGAGTGTCTCTGCGACACTCACACGTTGGAGTAGCTTGACGAACTGCGGACGGATCAGTCGGGCAACATACTTCGCGCCATACCAGCCCACGACGAGAATGAGCACGGCAACGAACCACGGCATGCTCGGTCGGAGCATCTCGGAGATGAACTGGCCGAGTCCAGATTGGAGCAGACGAATCATACGGTCGACTGATTTGCCGCCGAGGGAGACAGGGTTACTGTCCACCTATCAACGGCGTAGGCGTCGGCTACCGGCGTCGTAGCTGCCGACTACCGACGGATACTCACCGACTGGGTGATCGCACATCGTGTTCCAGCGTGCCGATCCCTTCGATGTCGACCTCGACGTGGTCGCCATCCGACAGCGGACCAACCCCTGCAGGCGTTCCGGTCGAGATCACATCTCCAGCCTCTAGGGTGAGATGGGTCGTGATTTCGGCGATCAATTCAGGGACTGAAAAGAAAAATTGGTCAATCGACGAGGCCTGTTTCGTCTCGCCGTTGACTCGGAGTTCGATTGTCGCGTCGTCTGGGACCTCGTCGGGCGTCGCCACGACCGGCCCCATCGGGGCGGCGTTGTCGAAGGCCTTGCCGCGGACCCAGTTTTGCTCAGTGTCTTGGTCGTCCCGATTCGAGATGTCGTTGAGACAAGTGTAGCCCTCGACAACATCCATTGCCTCCTCTACTGCGACGTTCCGGCACTGCTCGCCGATCACGACCGCGAGTTCGGCCTCCCAGTCGACGCGCTGTTTGCCTGCTGGCAGAGTCACCGTATCGCCGTGTGTCGAGACCGTGTTCGGCGTTTTGAGAAACAGCAGCGGTCGGTCCGGCACATCCTTATCGCGTTCGGCCGCGTGGTCGGCGTAGTTGAGCCCCACACAGACGATCTTGGTTGGGTCGGTCGGGGACAGAACGTCGACCTCGCTTACCTCGTACTGCTGGTCACCAAACTGAACGGTGCCGTCATCGAACGTCCCACGTCGAACCGAGCCAGCCGGGTCGCGGAAGCGGAGATACTTCATAACGGAGGGATTCGTTGAACGAGTAAAAACGTTTACCAGCGAGGAGTTGGGTAGGCTCCGGCTACCGCGCCAGCGGCATCGCGTAGCTGGTCTCTTCGTCGATGACCAGCTCCCAAGTTCGCTTGCAGTCACAGTCGACCTGCTCGAAGACCGAGGGGTCCTGTCGTAGATCGAAGTCCTTGATTGCCTTCTGAACCTTGTCGTCGCACTCCCCGCAGTTGTGTGCGCCACGATCCGAGCCGTGGCCGACGGGATCGGAGATGACGATGGCATCGATGTCGGCGGTCTGTTCGAGGACGTCGGCGACCGACCAGAGCCACGGCGGCCGGTAGCCGCCCTCGCGGAACAGTTCGTTGACCATCGTGAACTGCTGGACGTTACAGGGGTTCATCGACACCGTGTGACAGCCCTCGACGTCGGCACAGCGCCGAACTGACGCGAGCATGTCGTCCCGAGCCTCGCGCTCCGAGAGGAACGGTGGTTTCATCAGCAGATAGGCTTTGACTCCTGCGCCCGCTTCTTTCGCGGTCGCGCAGGCGTCTTCGAAATCGGAGAAATCGAAGTACTTGTTCACACAGTCGTGGCGAATCTTGTCGGTCGCGGTTTCGAGACCGACTGCGATGTCGACATCGAGTCCCTGCTCGGTGAAATCAGTGATTTTCCCGTGGTCGACGAAGTCCGGTAAGGACTCAAGAACGATCCGCTCGCGGTCACCGAACGTTTCGGCGATGGCCTGCCGGGTTTCGGCGGGCACTTCCCGTTCGTCGAGGAACGAACCGGAGGTGTAGATCTTGATCAGGTCGGCAGGTTCGTCGGCGTTGTCGGCCTCGTGGTCGAGACAGGCCTGGATCTGGTCCATCAGCGCCGAATGCTCGACAGTGCCGCCCTCGACGCTCTCGGCGACGTAGCCACACATCGTACAGCCACCCGCCCGCGCCCACCGACAGCCGCCGGTGTTGAGGATGATCGTCAGCGAGTCGTAGACGCCGCTGGGGGTGTTGTCCTCGTCGAGCCAGACGCGGGTCGGCTCGTGTGGGTCGTAGTGTTTCTCCTTGAGACCGCGGATATCACGCATCACCGAATTGTGTGCGTCCATCCCGCGCCCGTCTTCGTACACTTCTGGGCTCGGCTTACTCATTGGCAATGCTACTCGCGTGAAGGATAAAACCGCATCGCACCGCAGAACGGATGAGTGGAGGGCAACCGGTGCGAAGCGACAGCGGGGGGAGTGTGGAGACAGGTATGGAAAGCTGTCACCACTGAGACAGCGTGGTGGGGCTCTCTCAAGTAGTGACAGACGTGGTGGGGCTGTCACCAGTGTAGTGTGGGACTAACTGTGTCGACCGACCGACGGTTGCAGACCGCCAGCGAGTGGGGCGCTGTCGGGTGCCACCGTCGGCTTTGACACATATCGGCTAAAGATTGGTATGTAAATAACACTTGTACCTATCTGCATAGGTGCACTGAAAATAAACTGCCTATGTGCATAGGCAAGCATCTTGAATTGTCGATTTACGGCGTTATGGAGTCATCGCCTCGGGTGTCGACTGAACCATACCGGTGGTCGACCGACGCGATCAGGAGTAGACTGTCTGGTCCTGTTCGAACAGTTCCCGGAGCAGTTTGCGTTCGCCCGCGCGGAGATGTTGCAGGAACGTCGGTCCGGCGATCCCGAGCCGGTCGGCGATAGTTTCGCCGGTGTTGCTCCGTGGCCACGCAAAGAATCCGGCGTGGTAGGCCGCCTGCAGCGTCTCGTGTTGGCGGTCAGTCAGCGTCTCCTCAAGCTGCTCGCGGAACCCTTGTGGGGTGTCGACCGAGGAGTCGAGCTGTCGCTTGGCCCGTAGTTCGGCCCCCGCAAACGTCGACTCGAACAGTTCGGCCAGCGTCCGGACGTCGGTCGTATCCGGCACGGTCATCGACACCGTGCCGCGGCCCTCGGCTGCGCGGAACTCCGTGAGCGAGACGCCCTGATCGGCGATACAGTTGATCACCGGACTCTCGTCGGTCGTGAGCGTGGCGACAAAACAGTCGTCGCGCTCGACCAACACGGTCGGCTGATCGATCCCGATCCGGTCGGCGTACTCCAAGAACGCATCCGGCTCGGCCCCCTCAACCAGAACGAACTGACGAAGGCGGTCATCCGAGCGCGTACTGAGACTCTGGAGGGTGACCGTACAGTTGGCGGCCGTCGACAGTTGGATGAGATGCTCCTGCTCGCAGTCGATTTCGAACACGACCTCGGTGTCAGCGTCACCGACGAGCGCCCGGCGCTGTTCGGCCGTCCGAAGCGCGTAGCCAATCGTCTCGCCGAGTTCGGCCAGCACGTCCTGCTCTCGGTGGCCGACTGAGGTGCGCCCGGCCGCATACACGATCAGCACGTCATAGAGGATCTCGTTGTGGGTGATCGGAACGAGAACTGCCGTGCCGGCGTCGGGATCGGTGTCGGGGTCGGTCACGTATCTGAGACTCGCCTCGCCGATCTCGGTGGGTGGCGTCTCGACGGCCACCTGTCGGTGGTCGATCACGGTTTCGAGCGTCTCGACGCTGTAGCGGTCGACCAGCGAGACCGGCGAGTCGACGGTAACGTTGGCCCCCAACCCGGCCTTTGCTTGCGGGGTGAGTCGCTCGCTTTCGAGATCGTACTCGCCGATCCAGGCGTAGCTGTAGCGATCCTCGCCGACAAGCCGCTCGCAGACAAGGCGTTCGATCTCTCGCTGTGAACTCACGCTCGTAATCGCCCGGTTGACCGACCGAATCACCTCGTTGGTCTGTCTGAGCGAGGCCAGCTCGGTGCGCTGGCGTTCGAGTTCCCGCTTCCGCTCGTCGAGCAGGGCGGCCTGTTCGAGCCGGGTTAGCGCGCTTTCGGCGTTGGTCGCCACGATCAGAATGCCGTCGCGGAGATAGTCGACCGCGGCATCCCTCCCGGCGGTTCGACCCACCAACACGCCGTGGCTTCCCAGCGACACCCAACAGCTCACCGTGTCGAGTTCGTCGACGGTTCCCGGCTCGACGACGACCGGTTCCTCGCTGTCGGTGGCCGTCGACACCGCCTCGGCAGTCGGGAGCTCGTTCAGAACGCTCGTGGAGAAACCGCTGTCGGCGACGACCAAATGACCATCAGGCGTCTCCTCGATGATCGCGGCATCCTCGAAGCCAAGCGTCTCACAGGTAAGATCGATAGCTGCCTCGTAGACCGCAGTGGGCGAGGTCGCCCGAATGAAACGGTTGGCGTCGGTCGCCAGAGCCTCGTTAGTTTTCTCCCGGCGCATCTGTTCGACCGCGTTTCGAATCCGGTTGGCCAACAGATCCGGCTGCTCGATTGCGGTCGACTTCTCCATATATTCGGTGGCACCCTTTCGGAGCGCCTCGCTTGCGATCTCACCGCCACCATGGCCCGTCAACAGCAAAATCGGGAGCTCCGGCCGCTGTTTGGAGGCTTCTGCCAGTAGCTCTATCCCGTCCATTCCCGGCATCCGGTAGTCAGTAATCAGACAGTCGAGATCCTCATGGAGCTGATCGGCCACCTGCCGTGGCCGTGATTCGGTTTCGAACCGGAGCTCTGAGACCGCTTCACACCGATTGGTAATCACGTCCAGTGATTGCGGATCGTCGTCGACGTAGAGCACCCGGATCGACCGAGACATTGGTTCCCGTTGGAGGCCCGTGATACTGAACGTTCTGTTTTTATTATGGGTAAATTCGTGAGAAAATAGAGTCGACAGATCGGAGATTCAGCTCAGTAGGAACTCCCTACTCGAGAAACCGGTCGCTAACGTCCTCATCGGGGATCATACACTGGTCTTTCCGGCCGAACCAGTCATAGCGGTTGTCGGCGACGAAATCGTAGATGCGGTCACGGAGTCCGCGGGGGACCAGTCGACCGAGCGACAGCAGTCTGTAGATCCCGCCGAGCCGTTCGCCGACGCGGATCGCTGCATCCGATTTGGTGTAAGCCACCCCGTCTTCGACCAACACGACCGTTTCGAGATCCTCGGTTGACAGCCCGGCCTGTTCTTGAATCCGTGTGCCCAGCGTCGACTGAAGCGGTGCAAATCGGATCGTTCCCTCGGGATCACGCGGGATAATGAACTGAATTGCGCCGTTACAGAGGTTACAGACGCCATCGAACAGCAGCACGGGATGGGTGTCGCTCTCGGCGATAGCCGTCTCCTCGTTGGTGTCTCCGGAACTCATTGCTCGGTTCACTGGGTGTTCGGCGACGGGACCATATCAACCCTCGGGCAGAGCCGCCGTCTCATCGCTCTCTGACGTGCCGCACCGTGCTGGCGACACCCCGTGTCGACTCGACCATTTCGGGCCCGTTCATTTCGGCGCGACCGATGCCGAACGCTTTCGGTCCCCGAATCACGACCTCATCTCCCGGTCGGATCTCGTCGCTGGCGTCGACGACACCCGGCGCGAGCACGCTACCGTGGGGCACGAAGCCATCGATTTCGACAACCTTGGTTGGGGCATCGCTGTCGACCCAGCGGTCGGCCCCGTCGAGGGTCATCGCAAGCATGCCGTACTGTGGGACCATCGTCGCCAACTGCTCGCCGTCGGTGTCCCGGACCTGTAGTTTGGGATAGCGACCTGTCGTCTTGATCTCTATATCGCCAAAGAGGTCGTCGCCCGCATCAGGCCCGAACTGGAAGTCGGCGATTGCTTTGACCGTGTTGTGTTCCCGCTCCCGCTTGGCGTATTTGAGTTCGCCTTCGAGGGCGGCCGACAGATTCCCCAGCGAATCCGTCGACGTGGGATGGCCGTCGACCGTGTACTCGAAGTCGAGCGACGAGTCGGACTCGACGCGTTCGACGATGTCGCGGTAGCCGTGGTCGGGAACGTGGGCGATTACCCGCGAATAGTCGTTTCGCTGGAGGTATTTATCGAGCACTGCAGCGACGAACTGCTTTTCGTCCTCGGACCACCGTCCTGTCACCACTGAATCGTAGTGCTGGGCCGGATAGGTCAATTCGAGTTCCTGTGGCACCACGCCAATCGGCGAGGTCATCGAGACGGTGTGGCCCCGGAAGGCGATCATATCGTGGAACCGACTGTGGCTCTTGGATTCGCTGTAC
This sequence is a window from Halohasta litchfieldiae. Protein-coding genes within it:
- a CDS encoding thiol-disulfide oxidoreductase DCC family protein: MSSGDTNEETAIAESDTHPVLLFDGVCNLCNGAIQFIIPRDPEGTIRFAPLQSTLGTRIQEQAGLSTEDLETVVLVEDGVAYTKSDAAIRVGERLGGIYRLLSLGRLVPRGLRDRIYDFVADNRYDWFGRKDQCMIPDEDVSDRFLE
- a CDS encoding fumarylacetoacetate hydrolase family protein, whose product is MKYLRFRDPAGSVRRGTFDDGTVQFGDQQYEVSEVDVLSPTDPTKIVCVGLNYADHAAERDKDVPDRPLLFLKTPNTVSTHGDTVTLPAGKQRVDWEAELAVVIGEQCRNVAVEEAMDVVEGYTCLNDISNRDDQDTEQNWVRGKAFDNAAPMGPVVATPDEVPDDATIELRVNGETKQASSIDQFFFSVPELIAEITTHLTLEAGDVISTGTPAGVGPLSDGDHVEVDIEGIGTLEHDVRSPSR
- a CDS encoding archaeosine biosynthesis radical SAM protein RaSEA: MSKPSPEVYEDGRGMDAHNSVMRDIRGLKEKHYDPHEPTRVWLDEDNTPSGVYDSLTIILNTGGCRWARAGGCTMCGYVAESVEGGTVEHSALMDQIQACLDHEADNADEPADLIKIYTSGSFLDEREVPAETRQAIAETFGDRERIVLESLPDFVDHGKITDFTEQGLDVDIAVGLETATDKIRHDCVNKYFDFSDFEDACATAKEAGAGVKAYLLMKPPFLSEREARDDMLASVRRCADVEGCHTVSMNPCNVQQFTMVNELFREGGYRPPWLWSVADVLEQTADIDAIVISDPVGHGSDRGAHNCGECDDKVQKAIKDFDLRQDPSVFEQVDCDCKRTWELVIDEETSYAMPLAR
- a CDS encoding CbtA family protein, yielding MIDYLKQGVLAGGVAGGAYGLFLSVVANPLIESIHELQHDHSHAAGESTAIVAESTTNIVSVGGGLLWGIFLGGLFALAFFLLEPAVPGRKAVKPYLLAGVGLLTVSLTPWLVLPPATPASEQLYSVDARLAVYGGLVLVGAAISVAAVEIYRRTASRHRLLRIAAGLVPIVGTIILLPVLTPTTVSHPGLSTDLVVAFQAMVAVGQAGIWLLIAATFSWLQRRDAAAISQSTEPTPESA
- a CDS encoding mechanosensitive ion channel family protein, which produces MDSNPVSLGGKSVDRMIRLLQSGLGQFISEMLRPSMPWFVAVLILVVGWYGAKYVARLIRPQFVKLLQRVSVAETLLGVLRAIVMVLALFAVANVFGYEPENILLSVTVLTAAIAYILAPLLGSLINGLFVLVNRPYEVGDMIELVDTDQLGYVKEITLRYTKVHTLENTTLVIPNDSIHRRDVINYSEADERSWLTLELTVTYESDLETALSRIERAGRTVDEVIDGGPSIRLGGNRYPAAPTTFVTDFGDHGVDIELRFWVFEPYHPKRARSKVYRRIKTELDETDVSIAYPRTHHVFDETSGRAAVSVDGQQPSWAEQSTPSEQRPR
- a CDS encoding bacterio-opsin activator domain-containing protein, whose product is MSRSIRVLYVDDDPQSLDVITNRCEAVSELRFETESRPRQVADQLHEDLDCLITDYRMPGMDGIELLAEASKQRPELPILLLTGHGGGEIASEALRKGATEYMEKSTAIEQPDLLANRIRNAVEQMRREKTNEALATDANRFIRATSPTAVYEAAIDLTCETLGFEDAAIIEETPDGHLVVADSGFSTSVLNELPTAEAVSTATDSEEPVVVEPGTVDELDTVSCWVSLGSHGVLVGRTAGRDAAVDYLRDGILIVATNAESALTRLEQAALLDERKRELERQRTELASLRQTNEVIRSVNRAITSVSSQREIERLVCERLVGEDRYSYAWIGEYDLESERLTPQAKAGLGANVTVDSPVSLVDRYSVETLETVIDHRQVAVETPPTEIGEASLRYVTDPDTDPDAGTAVLVPITHNEILYDVLIVYAAGRTSVGHREQDVLAELGETIGYALRTAEQRRALVGDADTEVVFEIDCEQEHLIQLSTAANCTVTLQSLSTRSDDRLRQFVLVEGAEPDAFLEYADRIGIDQPTVLVERDDCFVATLTTDESPVINCIADQGVSLTEFRAAEGRGTVSMTVPDTTDVRTLAELFESTFAGAELRAKRQLDSSVDTPQGFREQLEETLTDRQHETLQAAYHAGFFAWPRSNTGETIADRLGIAGPTFLQHLRAGERKLLRELFEQDQTVYS
- a CDS encoding CbtB domain-containing protein produces the protein MTSTDDTVADRIQTARATVTPIQAATLLTFATAITFALVVLQEPLAHESLHNFRHAAGVVCH
- a CDS encoding (2Fe-2S) ferredoxin domain-containing protein, yielding MKHRTDEHRERLDSHVFVCTQERDSGYACCAEAGGEETFTAVKSWLRDRDAFWSTVSVTETDCLGLCSEGGTAISIQPRNEWYSDVQPEDVPDLLESEFGPDAERVSVEADTST